A single genomic interval of Selenobaculum gibii harbors:
- the hdhA gene encoding 7alpha-hydroxysteroid dehydrogenase has translation MGILDGKVALVTAATQGIGRASAIILAKHGASVYIGGQTIESGEEVVKEIEKNGGRAKALFFEATQIDTYQSIVEETVTTEGKIDILVNNYGRTNVKKDFDLLKGDTETFFEILQDNIQSVYLPSKFAIPYMIKNNGGSIVNISSIGAILPDVSRLAYGVSKAGINFLTQNIAVQYARENVRCNAIMPGLIATNSAMNNMSKDFIENFLKHVPIKRFGKPEDIANAVLFFASDQSAFITGETLPVAGGYGLPAPLYGENVMQ, from the coding sequence ATGGGGATTTTAGATGGAAAAGTAGCATTAGTTACAGCGGCAACACAAGGAATTGGTAGAGCTTCAGCTATTATACTAGCGAAACATGGAGCTAGTGTATATATTGGGGGGCAAACGATTGAATCAGGGGAAGAGGTAGTAAAGGAGATTGAAAAAAACGGTGGACGAGCAAAAGCGCTTTTTTTTGAAGCAACACAAATTGATACTTATCAATCAATTGTAGAGGAAACTGTAACTACTGAAGGAAAAATTGATATTTTAGTTAATAATTATGGTCGCACAAATGTGAAAAAGGATTTTGATTTATTAAAAGGAGATACTGAAACTTTTTTCGAAATTTTGCAAGATAACATTCAAAGTGTTTATTTGCCTAGCAAATTTGCAATTCCGTATATGATAAAAAATAATGGCGGTAGCATTGTCAATATTTCAAGTATAGGTGCAATTTTACCTGATGTGTCAAGGTTGGCTTATGGTGTTTCAAAAGCAGGAATTAATTTTTTAACGCAAAATATCGCGGTACAATATGCACGTGAAAATGTAAGGTGTAATGCAATTATGCCAGGCTTAATTGCAACGAATTCAGCAATGAACAATATGAGCAAAGATTTTATTGAGAATTTTTTAAAACACGTTCCAATAAAACGATTTGGTAAACCAGAGGATATTGCAAATGCAGTTTTATTTTTTGCCAGTGATCAATCTGCATTTATTACAGGAGAAACCCTTCCTGTTGCAGGTGGTTATGGTCTTCCAGCGCCTCTTTATGGTGAAAATGTTATGCAATAA
- a CDS encoding methyl-accepting chemotaxis protein yields MKSIKTQIILTMNLISIISIFCIGGFFIYQTISANMNAREIYRTQLEEKYNDEFRLQVQNVVSLVEKFHQDQEKGLLTEEQAKKQAADLVRELRYDDGKGYFWIDTAEGINVVLLGRPAEGKSRINDVDPNGVYYIKEILQNGQKDGGGYSEYSFPKPGESEPLKKRAYSIAYKPYNWIIGTGNWVDEIDKKSAIYNESLNENLKKDILLAIGILIVIQMIVLFISVYIGRYFAAPIIAATNKIDKYSKGDYSHDGSLAVFQRKDEIGTMIKALYLLDSNMRNLLKSISSSSEHVASASEELTASADQSALVSGQIATSITDVAASSNQQVDAINSVSSVVQQLSASIEEASANASLSADKASQAAETAKTGGADVDNAINQMNLIEAAVNDSAQVVRKLGERSKEIEMIVDTISGIAGQTNLLALNAAIEAARAGEHGRGFAVVAEEVRKLAEQSQDAAKQIANLIHEIQGDTDNAVLSMDKGTKEVQDGTKVVISAGESFKAIVNLVESVAQQSRGIAATIHEMATGTEQIVISVQSIDERTKRVAEESETVSAATEEQTASVNEIATASQSLATMAQELRVEVNKFKI; encoded by the coding sequence ATGAAGTCAATAAAAACACAAATAATCTTAACAATGAATCTTATCAGTATTATCTCTATTTTTTGTATAGGTGGATTCTTCATTTATCAGACGATTAGTGCTAATATGAATGCAAGAGAAATTTATCGTACACAGCTTGAAGAAAAGTATAATGATGAGTTTCGATTACAAGTGCAAAATGTAGTTAGTTTAGTAGAAAAATTTCATCAGGATCAGGAAAAAGGATTGCTAACAGAAGAACAAGCGAAAAAACAAGCAGCAGATTTAGTAAGAGAGCTGCGTTATGATGATGGAAAAGGATATTTTTGGATTGATACAGCAGAGGGGATAAATGTTGTTTTATTAGGACGCCCGGCAGAAGGAAAATCTAGAATTAATGATGTTGACCCGAATGGTGTATACTACATAAAAGAAATCCTTCAAAATGGACAAAAAGATGGTGGTGGCTATTCGGAATATTCTTTTCCAAAGCCTGGTGAAAGTGAGCCATTAAAAAAACGTGCATATAGTATAGCGTACAAGCCTTATAATTGGATAATTGGCACAGGGAACTGGGTGGATGAAATCGATAAAAAATCAGCAATCTATAATGAGAGCCTTAATGAAAATTTGAAAAAAGATATTTTACTTGCTATAGGTATTCTGATTGTAATTCAAATGATTGTTTTATTTATTTCAGTTTATATTGGACGATATTTTGCTGCACCAATTATTGCTGCGACGAATAAAATTGATAAGTATTCAAAAGGCGATTATTCCCATGATGGAAGTTTAGCAGTTTTTCAGCGAAAAGATGAAATTGGCACGATGATTAAAGCACTCTATCTTTTAGATTCAAATATGCGAAATTTATTAAAGTCAATTTCAAGCTCTTCTGAGCATGTAGCATCTGCATCAGAAGAACTCACAGCAAGTGCGGACCAATCGGCTTTAGTTAGTGGACAAATTGCAACATCTATTACAGACGTAGCAGCTTCCTCAAATCAACAGGTAGATGCGATAAACTCGGTCTCTTCTGTTGTTCAGCAATTATCTGCAAGCATTGAAGAAGCATCTGCAAATGCATCTCTGTCAGCAGATAAAGCTTCTCAAGCCGCTGAGACTGCTAAAACGGGTGGTGCGGATGTAGATAATGCGATTAATCAAATGAATTTAATTGAAGCTGCCGTGAATGATTCAGCACAAGTAGTAAGAAAATTAGGAGAACGGTCAAAAGAAATCGAAATGATCGTTGATACGATTTCAGGCATTGCTGGACAAACTAATTTATTAGCACTAAATGCAGCAATAGAAGCGGCACGTGCGGGAGAACATGGACGTGGCTTTGCAGTTGTTGCTGAAGAAGTAAGAAAACTTGCAGAGCAATCACAAGATGCAGCAAAACAAATTGCAAATTTAATTCATGAAATTCAAGGTGATACAGATAATGCTGTGCTTTCTATGGATAAAGGGACAAAAGAAGTCCAAGATGGAACAAAAGTAGTGATCAGTGCGGGAGAATCGTTTAAGGCAATTGTAAATTTAGTAGAAAGTGTTGCGCAACAATCTAGAGGAATTGCTGCGACGATTCATGAAATGGCTACGGGAACAGAACAAATTGTAATTTCTGTACAGTCAATCGATGAAAGGACAAAAAGAGTAGCTGAAGAATCAGAAACGGTATCTGCAGCAACAGAAGAACAAACCGCATCTGTCAATGAAATTGCTACAGCTAGTCAGTCCTTAGCGACAATGGCACAAGAATTACGAGTAGAAGTAAATAAATTTAAAATTTAG
- a CDS encoding dicarboxylate/amino acid:cation symporter produces the protein MNLSVKILISLILAIIAGLIAGAENLPWIKLWIAPIGTMFINLIKMMIVPVVMASIIVGAASLGDTRKLGRIGVKVMAFYLITTAIAMIIGLGVAGVVHPGDGISIAAEAAKTDVKAAPTIMEVIVNMVPANPLKAMTNVDMLPIIVFSLIIGIGITHVGQKALPLQNVFEALAEVSYKIITLIMELAPYGVFALLLPVVAANGPKVLLPLLSVIIAAFVASIIHAVITYASVIQVVGKMSPIKFFKGMAEAMMIAFTTCSSAGTLPVNMKNCQEKLGVSKEVSSFVLPLGATINMDGTAIYMSVCTLFIANVYGVDLTAAQMLIVVLTGTLASIGTAGVPGAGMIMLAMVLQAVNLPLEGIALVAGIDRVLDMCRTTLNITGDAAAAVVINKTEENK, from the coding sequence TTGAATTTATCCGTAAAAATCTTAATTTCATTGATTCTAGCAATTATTGCCGGATTAATCGCTGGGGCGGAAAATCTACCTTGGATTAAGCTGTGGATTGCACCAATTGGGACAATGTTTATCAATTTAATCAAAATGATGATCGTTCCAGTTGTTATGGCATCAATTATCGTAGGTGCAGCTAGCTTAGGTGATACGAGAAAGTTAGGTAGAATTGGCGTAAAGGTTATGGCATTTTACTTAATTACTACAGCCATTGCGATGATTATTGGTTTGGGTGTTGCTGGTGTAGTTCATCCTGGTGATGGTATCAGCATTGCAGCAGAGGCAGCAAAAACAGATGTAAAAGCTGCTCCGACAATTATGGAAGTAATTGTTAACATGGTTCCAGCGAATCCGTTAAAAGCGATGACAAATGTGGACATGTTACCGATTATCGTATTTTCATTGATTATTGGTATTGGAATTACGCATGTTGGACAAAAAGCATTGCCATTACAAAATGTCTTTGAAGCGTTAGCGGAAGTGAGTTATAAAATTATTACTCTTATCATGGAACTTGCTCCATATGGCGTATTTGCGTTATTATTACCAGTTGTTGCGGCAAACGGACCAAAAGTTTTATTGCCTTTATTATCTGTAATTATTGCGGCATTTGTTGCTAGCATTATTCATGCTGTTATTACTTATGCAAGTGTAATACAAGTTGTAGGGAAAATGAGTCCGATTAAATTCTTTAAGGGTATGGCTGAAGCGATGATGATTGCATTTACTACTTGTAGCAGTGCAGGTACGCTTCCAGTTAATATGAAGAACTGTCAAGAAAAGCTTGGTGTATCTAAAGAAGTTTCTAGTTTCGTATTACCATTGGGGGCTACCATCAATATGGATGGTACAGCAATCTATATGAGTGTTTGTACATTATTTATTGCGAATGTATATGGTGTTGACTTAACTGCAGCACAAATGTTAATCGTAGTGCTAACTGGTACTTTGGCTTCTATTGGTACAGCTGGTGTCCCAGGTGCTGGGATGATTATGCTAGCTATGGTATTACAAGCAGTTAACCTTCCACTAGAGGGAATCGCGTTAGTTGCTGGTATTGATCGTGTACTTGATATGTGTCGTACAACTCTAAATATTACAGGTGATGCGGCAGCAGCAGTTGTAATTAACAAAACGGAAGAAAATAAATAA
- a CDS encoding response regulator transcription factor — translation MKLLLIEDEVKLSEALTVLLRRAGYTVDTALDGLTGLNMACTNPYDVIILDRMLPHLDGLSVLKEIRKLKLTIPILFLTAKDAPSDRVEGLECGADDYLIKPFFTEELLARIKALLRRTNKKTTDNTISIGDLTLHILHGEAIKGNEKIQLTAKEAALLSLLMHNVGQVITKERIMEKIWGYDSDANISNVDLYIYYLRKKLNIPNIKTIRGIGYSFEEDIDV, via the coding sequence ATGAAATTACTTTTAATTGAAGATGAAGTTAAGTTAAGCGAAGCATTAACTGTCCTGTTGAGGCGAGCCGGTTATACAGTCGATACAGCTTTAGACGGATTAACAGGATTAAATATGGCTTGTACAAATCCCTATGATGTAATTATTCTCGACCGCATGTTGCCACATTTAGACGGTTTATCTGTATTAAAAGAAATACGAAAATTAAAACTTACTATCCCTATACTTTTTTTAACAGCAAAAGATGCTCCTAGTGACCGAGTGGAAGGTTTAGAGTGTGGAGCAGATGATTATCTAATCAAACCATTTTTTACAGAAGAACTTCTTGCACGTATTAAAGCATTGTTACGCCGTACAAATAAAAAAACAACAGACAATACCATTTCTATTGGTGATCTTACGCTTCACATTCTGCACGGAGAAGCGATCAAAGGTAATGAAAAAATTCAATTAACAGCAAAAGAAGCCGCTCTCTTATCACTGCTTATGCATAATGTCGGACAAGTGATTACCAAAGAGCGAATCATGGAGAAAATCTGGGGCTACGACAGTGATGCTAATATTTCCAATGTGGATCTTTATATCTATTACCTGCGCAAAAAGCTTAACATTCCTAATATAAAAACAATCCGTGGTATTGGGTACTCATTTGAGGAGGATATTGATGTTTAA
- the htpG gene encoding molecular chaperone HtpG yields MAKEMREFQAETKQLLDLMVHSIYTNREIFLRELISNASDAIDKLRFESLTNRELLEGKEDFEIFLVPDKDSHTLTISDNGIGMTYDEVIENVGTIAKSGTKAFLEKLKEEKESTTDKDLIGQFGVGFYSAFMVAEKVTLITRKAGETKAVKWESTGDGSYSIEETEKETRGTSIILTLGEEFYGDKAEEDFTNEYALEALVKKYSDYVRFPIKMNFEVEETPKDDEGKEIEGAEKVKRIEVRTLNSMRPLWTKNKSEIKPEEYTEFYKNLFHEWEDPFEVIHSKAEGTVEYTTMLFLPKRAPYNLYHTDYEPGIQLYSRHVFIMDKCKELLPDYLRFVRGLVDSPDFSLNISRELLQQSRELKLIGKNLEKNVLKTLEKMLKNERERYETFWNEFGKSFKIGVYTAPQDSSKLKDLLLFATSKEGTALTTLKEYIERMPESQNLIYYATGKDAATIERLPQMELLKEKGIEVLYLYDNVDEFAIEALREYGDKKFHSVSRGDLNLDDVESQEVKKETETIAKDNEDLIKAVKENLEGKIADVKISNRLKSSAVCLVSGDNGISLSMEQVFAEANNPMFKASRILEINPHHEVFSRLQSLHNGEQNDTFKDYCEMLYAQALLIEGLLPEDPIGFANKIAKLMADK; encoded by the coding sequence ATGGCAAAAGAAATGCGCGAGTTTCAAGCTGAAACGAAACAATTACTGGACTTGATGGTTCATTCTATTTATACGAATCGTGAAATATTTTTGAGGGAATTGATATCTAATGCGTCAGATGCGATTGATAAACTTCGTTTTGAATCATTGACGAATAGAGAATTACTAGAAGGCAAAGAAGATTTTGAAATTTTCTTAGTCCCAGATAAAGATAGTCATACATTAACGATTTCTGATAATGGAATTGGGATGACTTATGATGAAGTGATTGAAAATGTTGGAACGATTGCAAAATCAGGCACAAAAGCATTTTTAGAAAAACTAAAAGAAGAAAAAGAATCTACAACAGATAAAGATTTAATTGGACAATTTGGCGTAGGTTTTTATTCTGCATTTATGGTAGCAGAAAAAGTAACTTTAATCACACGCAAAGCCGGCGAGACGAAAGCAGTAAAATGGGAATCCACAGGTGACGGTAGTTACAGTATTGAAGAAACGGAAAAAGAAACGCGTGGGACAAGCATCATTTTAACGCTTGGTGAAGAATTCTATGGTGACAAAGCAGAGGAAGACTTTACGAATGAATATGCTTTAGAAGCATTAGTAAAAAAATATTCCGATTACGTTCGCTTCCCAATTAAAATGAATTTTGAAGTAGAGGAAACCCCAAAAGATGATGAAGGAAAAGAAATTGAAGGGGCTGAAAAAGTAAAACGTATTGAAGTACGTACATTGAACTCTATGCGTCCACTTTGGACAAAGAATAAGAGCGAAATAAAACCGGAAGAGTACACTGAGTTTTATAAAAATTTGTTCCATGAGTGGGAAGACCCGTTTGAAGTGATTCACTCCAAAGCAGAAGGTACAGTGGAATATACGACGATGTTATTCCTGCCAAAACGTGCACCATATAATTTATATCATACGGATTATGAACCTGGCATTCAATTATATTCTCGTCATGTATTTATCATGGATAAATGTAAAGAATTATTGCCAGATTACTTACGGTTCGTGCGTGGGCTTGTAGATTCGCCAGATTTTTCTTTGAACATTTCTCGTGAACTTTTACAACAAAGTCGTGAATTAAAATTAATTGGAAAAAATCTTGAAAAGAACGTATTGAAGACTTTAGAAAAAATGCTTAAAAATGAACGTGAAAGATACGAAACGTTCTGGAATGAGTTCGGAAAATCTTTTAAAATTGGCGTCTACACTGCTCCTCAAGATAGCAGCAAATTAAAAGACTTATTGCTATTTGCTACATCTAAAGAAGGCACAGCCCTTACAACATTAAAAGAATATATAGAAAGAATGCCGGAAAGTCAAAATTTAATTTACTATGCAACTGGTAAAGATGCAGCTACTATTGAAAGATTACCGCAAATGGAATTATTGAAAGAAAAGGGCATTGAAGTTCTATACTTATATGATAATGTAGATGAATTTGCTATTGAAGCATTACGTGAATATGGTGATAAGAAATTCCATTCTGTAAGTCGTGGTGATTTAAATCTCGATGATGTAGAATCACAAGAAGTTAAGAAAGAAACAGAAACAATTGCGAAAGATAACGAAGATTTAATCAAGGCAGTGAAAGAAAATTTAGAAGGCAAAATTGCTGATGTGAAAATTAGTAACCGTCTAAAATCAAGTGCTGTTTGTTTAGTCAGCGGCGATAACGGCATCAGCTTGTCAATGGAACAGGTTTTTGCTGAAGCAAATAATCCAATGTTTAAAGCAAGTCGTATTTTAGAAATCAATCCACATCATGAAGTATTTAGCAGGCTACAATCACTTCATAATGGCGAGCAGAACGATACCTTTAAAGATTACTGTGAAATGCTTTATGCACAAGCTTTATTGATTGAAGGCCTCTTGCCAGAAGATCCAATTGGTTTTGCAAATAAAATTGCAAAATTGATGGCGGACAAGTAA
- a CDS encoding DEAD/DEAH box helicase — protein MKKFFQELKISENLCKVLKENGITEATPVQTAAIPAIRSGNDVVVQAQTGTGKTLAFLLPIMEKIKVNVPVAQSLIVAPTRELALQITAVAQKIGAPIGVRSLTVYGGQAVDRQVQKLGQNPHIIIGTPGRILDHLRRKTLDLSSVNKVVLDEADQMMHMGFIEEVEGILKETAGDRQLMFFSATIPDRIRGLSRHYMRMPQDINIKSETITLEGIEQIIIDTNEASKLDQLCAMINQYQPYLAMVFCHTKQRVIQVTAELAKRGYLVDELHGDLTQAKRTLVMRRFATAKLQVLVATDIACRGLDIEGVTHVFNYDIPHDVETYIHRIGRTGRAGEIGKAITFVNARQYDYLRTIEQGIQTRIQKEKATVKANKEQVAKSSKEGNEKKNEKPEQQKRAPLSKYANRKGSGHGGVNQRSRRKPKPTGQQSRETASRRPKKRR, from the coding sequence ATGAAAAAATTTTTTCAAGAATTAAAAATTAGTGAGAATTTGTGCAAAGTTTTAAAAGAAAATGGAATTACAGAGGCGACACCTGTCCAGACAGCGGCTATTCCAGCGATAAGAAGTGGGAATGATGTTGTTGTGCAAGCACAAACGGGAACAGGGAAAACACTGGCTTTTTTATTGCCAATTATGGAAAAAATAAAAGTGAATGTGCCAGTTGCACAATCTCTAATTGTTGCACCAACACGAGAATTAGCACTTCAGATTACAGCCGTTGCACAAAAGATTGGTGCGCCAATAGGTGTGCGTTCCCTTACTGTTTATGGTGGACAGGCAGTAGATAGGCAAGTACAAAAGCTAGGACAGAATCCACATATTATTATTGGAACGCCAGGGAGGATTCTTGACCATTTACGTCGTAAAACGCTGGATTTATCTAGTGTAAACAAAGTGGTTTTAGATGAAGCGGACCAAATGATGCATATGGGATTCATTGAAGAAGTTGAAGGAATTTTGAAAGAAACTGCTGGAGATCGTCAGTTGATGTTTTTCTCGGCGACGATTCCTGATAGGATTCGTGGATTATCTCGCCACTACATGCGAATGCCGCAAGATATTAATATTAAGTCAGAGACGATTACATTAGAGGGTATAGAGCAAATTATTATTGATACAAATGAAGCATCAAAACTAGATCAATTATGTGCGATGATTAATCAATATCAGCCATATCTAGCAATGGTATTTTGTCATACAAAACAACGTGTTATACAAGTGACTGCGGAACTTGCAAAACGTGGGTATTTAGTTGATGAATTGCACGGAGATCTTACGCAAGCGAAGCGTACCCTTGTTATGCGGAGATTTGCTACTGCGAAATTGCAGGTTCTTGTAGCTACGGATATTGCTTGCCGTGGGCTAGACATTGAAGGTGTGACCCATGTATTTAATTATGATATTCCACATGATGTGGAAACATATATTCATCGGATCGGTAGAACTGGACGCGCTGGTGAAATTGGCAAAGCGATTACTTTTGTTAATGCTCGTCAATACGATTATCTTCGCACGATTGAGCAGGGAATTCAAACTAGAATTCAGAAGGAAAAGGCAACAGTAAAAGCAAACAAAGAGCAGGTGGCGAAATCTTCAAAAGAAGGAAATGAAAAGAAAAATGAAAAACCTGAACAGCAAAAACGTGCGCCATTAAGCAAATATGCAAATCGCAAAGGCAGTGGCCATGGTGGAGTGAATCAGCGCAGTCGCCGTAAACCAAAGCCAACAGGGCAACAAAGTCGCGAAACTGCATCGCGCAGACCGAAGAAACGACGATAA
- a CDS encoding sensor histidine kinase: MFNKLRLKLTFINVAIIMALFTVLITGTFMLTNYGVNQGSYHVMSKLSEEIRSGQLTDIPERKRQHPPTIIGMIPPPEPSFFYLKVKDQKIIACSSGITIKDDLIPAFVEKILTLPQTEGKISFVNTDIIYTKTMLTDSETLIVCNDLSRQNELLQSQLYIFLLVGLCCALLSFAASFFMANKAIAPIRKALKNQKNFVSDASHELRTPLTIIQTNLDILKGANSKETIDENTHWIHNIQEETTRMSQLINSLLFLARADAKQQLLSMKKIRIDELIIDTLKSIQLLAEKKSLRLNYSSFTPATILADEPKIRQVLTIILDNAIRHTDTNGIITTKLTISYDKCIITINDTGEGIAKHHLPKLFDRFYQVDESRHKGGSGLGLSLAKWIIEQHNGSITIDSQLKEGTTVTIKLPLSK, encoded by the coding sequence ATGTTTAACAAGTTGCGTTTAAAATTAACTTTTATTAACGTCGCTATTATTATGGCATTATTTACAGTTCTTATCACAGGTACCTTTATGTTAACAAACTATGGCGTAAATCAAGGTTCTTATCACGTGATGAGTAAATTAAGTGAGGAAATTAGGTCTGGCCAGCTTACAGATATTCCAGAACGCAAGCGTCAGCATCCCCCAACAATCATTGGTATGATTCCCCCACCAGAACCCAGTTTTTTTTATTTAAAGGTAAAAGATCAAAAAATTATCGCTTGTTCCTCAGGGATTACTATTAAAGATGATTTAATCCCTGCCTTTGTTGAAAAGATTTTAACACTTCCTCAAACTGAAGGAAAAATTTCTTTTGTTAATACGGACATTATCTACACCAAAACAATGTTAACCGATTCCGAAACGCTAATCGTATGTAATGATTTATCTAGACAAAATGAGTTGTTACAATCTCAGCTCTACATATTTCTTCTCGTTGGACTCTGCTGTGCACTTCTTTCCTTTGCTGCAAGCTTCTTCATGGCAAACAAAGCAATAGCACCAATTCGTAAGGCTTTAAAAAATCAAAAGAATTTCGTATCTGATGCTTCGCATGAATTAAGAACGCCATTAACAATTATTCAAACCAATTTAGATATTTTAAAAGGAGCAAACAGCAAAGAAACTATCGATGAAAACACTCATTGGATTCATAATATTCAAGAAGAAACAACTCGCATGTCACAGCTTATTAACTCTCTGTTATTTTTGGCACGCGCCGATGCTAAACAACAGCTACTAAGCATGAAAAAAATTCGAATTGATGAATTAATTATCGATACATTGAAATCCATTCAATTATTAGCCGAGAAAAAATCCTTACGACTTAACTATTCATCATTCACTCCGGCAACGATACTTGCTGATGAACCTAAAATTCGTCAAGTCCTCACCATCATTTTAGACAATGCAATACGTCATACAGATACTAATGGCATAATTACAACCAAGCTTACTATTTCTTATGATAAATGTATTATTACAATTAACGATACAGGAGAAGGTATTGCCAAACATCACCTGCCTAAATTATTTGACAGGTTCTATCAAGTAGACGAATCTCGTCATAAAGGCGGCAGTGGTCTCGGCCTCTCCTTAGCCAAATGGATTATCGAACAGCATAACGGAAGTATTACAATTGACAGCCAATTAAAGGAGGGAACTACCGTAACAATCAAATTGCCATTATCAAAATGA
- a CDS encoding DUF134 domain-containing protein, which translates to MVRIRCCGIVDDLPRCKRFLAEAENAETILLQVEEYEAIRLKDYEGLEQNEAAKIMGLSRATFQRVLQSAKQKVAEALVKGCNISIEGGFFKMANRKFECQDCKHVWEVAPCSEGGKHGYEIECPKCGSLKKIKLMNGERHVCGGGHHGQNGHGCCGGHH; encoded by the coding sequence ATGGTGAGAATACGTTGTTGTGGTATTGTCGATGACCTTCCTAGATGCAAGAGATTTTTAGCGGAAGCAGAGAATGCGGAAACAATACTTTTGCAGGTGGAAGAGTATGAGGCGATTCGATTGAAAGATTATGAAGGTCTGGAGCAAAATGAAGCCGCAAAAATAATGGGGCTTTCAAGAGCAACTTTTCAAAGGGTATTGCAGTCGGCAAAACAAAAAGTTGCAGAAGCTTTAGTTAAAGGCTGCAATATATCGATTGAAGGGGGATTTTTTAAAATGGCAAACAGAAAATTTGAGTGTCAGGATTGTAAACATGTATGGGAAGTAGCACCTTGTAGTGAAGGTGGTAAACATGGATATGAAATTGAGTGCCCAAAATGCGGCAGCTTAAAAAAGATTAAATTGATGAATGGTGAACGCCATGTTTGCGGTGGTGGGCATCACGGGCAAAATGGTCATGGATGCTGCGGTGGGCATCACTAA
- a CDS encoding DUF445 domain-containing protein — MLQKNKATFLLFLMMILFILSYPYRDGFWGGLFNAGMLAAVIGGLADWFAVRALFEKPLGIGYRTEVIPRNREQIFCDMITFISKDLLGKENIIRVLDRYSLMKLALTYVDESKGDEKIKQFLYQMVTLFLKESNKEQLAKILENLLQEKVKEMNTIKPVIEALIHTLERDEEDAFIKELLVELEVYVHHPAVVGVIEQIVTQIKQQYTGQAEMREMASRFLDLSEEKIAKMVQREIIQYLRDLQFRTHPLRIDLKVRIIEWLLNQKENKQLEESLNQFLEYMINEKLNVSNAIVNFLNVLLEEQKMNLRRLIDQIVDNQIQRLRSDDKLQEKCEQFMKEIVMHVISEKHIVLETKIREKLDGLSNDDLKNLVENRVGDDLQMIRINGSVVGAIAGMMLYVLTFLVERFV, encoded by the coding sequence ATGTTACAAAAGAATAAAGCAACGTTTTTATTGTTTTTAATGATGATTTTATTTATACTCAGCTATCCATATCGCGATGGTTTTTGGGGCGGCTTATTCAATGCTGGGATGCTTGCGGCTGTTATTGGTGGCTTAGCTGATTGGTTTGCTGTGCGAGCATTGTTTGAGAAGCCATTGGGAATAGGTTATCGAACAGAAGTAATCCCACGTAATCGCGAACAGATTTTTTGCGATATGATTACGTTTATTAGTAAAGATTTACTTGGAAAAGAAAACATCATAAGGGTTTTAGATCGTTATTCATTAATGAAGCTAGCGCTTACCTATGTTGATGAATCAAAAGGTGATGAAAAAATCAAACAATTTCTTTATCAGATGGTTACCCTTTTTCTTAAAGAATCAAATAAAGAGCAGTTAGCTAAAATTTTAGAAAATTTATTGCAAGAAAAAGTAAAAGAAATGAATACAATTAAACCGGTGATTGAAGCTTTGATTCATACGCTTGAGCGTGATGAAGAAGATGCTTTCATTAAAGAATTACTCGTAGAATTGGAAGTATATGTTCACCATCCTGCTGTTGTAGGCGTAATTGAGCAAATTGTAACGCAGATTAAGCAGCAATATACTGGTCAGGCAGAAATGCGTGAAATGGCAAGTCGTTTCTTAGATTTATCAGAAGAAAAAATTGCAAAAATGGTACAGAGAGAAATTATTCAATATTTGCGTGACTTACAATTTCGTACACATCCACTAAGAATTGATTTGAAAGTTCGCATCATTGAATGGTTACTTAATCAGAAGGAAAATAAACAACTTGAAGAAAGTTTAAACCAATTCTTAGAATATATGATTAACGAAAAACTAAATGTAAGTAATGCGATTGTAAATTTTTTAAACGTTCTTTTGGAAGAGCAAAAAATGAATTTAAGACGCTTAATTGATCAAATTGTTGATAATCAAATTCAACGATTGCGTAGTGATGATAAATTGCAGGAGAAATGCGAGCAATTTATGAAAGAAATCGTTATGCATGTTATTTCTGAAAAACATATTGTTTTAGAGACGAAAATACGAGAAAAATTAGATGGATTGTCTAATGATGATTTGAAGAATCTTGTGGAAAATCGGGTGGGGGACGACTTGCAGATGATTCGTATTAATGGTTCTGTTGTAGGCGCAATAGCTGGTATGATGCTTTATGTCCTTACATTTCTTGTAGAAAGGTTTGTTTAA